DNA from Acidimicrobiia bacterium:
GTTCGACCACGCAGGTCTGGTGGTGGTGGTCCTGGTGTTTGGCGCCCTCGCATTGGGTTTCCGGCGGTCCGTCGGGTTGCTGGGGGCGCCGGTCGCGGGAGCGGTGGCACTTTTCCTCCTCGTCCAGGGCCCGCTGTACGCGGCGTTCTCGGTGGATCGCGCGGTGGCACCTCTCGGTGAGGCGTACGCCCCGGAGGTCGCCGCGGTATATCACCATGATGCTGGCTGGTTCAGCGACGCCGACCTGGCGTTGCTCGCCGCGGTGGCCGATCTCGAGGTGTGGGACGCCGCCTACACCTGTGTCGATGGCGCGGCCCTGATCGGCGACCGCGAGTTCGACACCTTGGTGATCCGGGCCGACCCCGGGGCCTACCGCGGGTTGCTGTTCAGGGCCGCTGGCTCGCACCCGACCACCGTCGCCGGTCATCGGTGGTGCGCTGCCGGGGTGCTGTTGGTGCCCGGACAGCCCTTTGGCGAGAGATTCTCGACCTACGTCTACAACGTCCCCCCCAACGAGTTGGGAATCGTCCGGGACTCACTGTGGGTGCCGGGGTTCAACGCCACCAAGGCGATTTTGGTGCGCACCGATCAGCCCGACCGACTCTGGATGTTCTGGCGGGCAGGCACCATCGTGTGGCCCGCACTGGCGGGTATCGCCGCCCTGGCCGTGCGGCGAAGGCACTTGGCATGGCCGGGGCTGGCGCTCGTCGCGTTCTTGGTCCTGGCAGTGCTGACGGTGAGAGAGCCGTCCTTCAGGGAGTCGTTCGCGGTGTACTCCCTGTCGTTGCTGAGCCTCCCGCTGTGGTGGTCGGCGTTCCGTGAGGCCAGGACCCGCAGCACCGGCCCACCCGGAGGCGAACCGGTCAGCGACAGTCGGTGAAGCTCTCGAGTCCGACAGTGCCAGCGAGGGTGCGCCTGGTTTCGGAGCCGACGACCCCATCGATCATCAGACTGCTCCCCTTCTGGAAAACCTTCAGCGCCTTCTCGGTCTGCGGGCCGAATACCCCATCGGCGGAGCCGGGGTTGTATCCGATGAGCTTGAGGAAGTGCTGGAGTTGGCGCACGTCTGACCCCGAGACACCCGCCTTGAGAACCCGGGCCTCGAGACGGAGGAATTCCGCGTACTGGGCCGCGGTGGCGATGGTGGCGACCTCGGATCGCGTAATGCTGCCCACGATGCCATCCGCCGGGAGATTGCGGGATGTCTGGAACTTCCTCACGGCGTTCACCGTCTTCGACCCGTAGACACCGTCGACGGGACCGGGGGCGTAGCCGATCGCCTTGAGGAACGCTTGGAGCTCCCTGACCGATCGACCCGAGGCGCCGGCCCACAGGACCACCTGCTGGCGGACGAGGCTGTCGACCACAGGTGGCGCGATGCACGCCGTGGTGGTCCCGCCGGAGGGTGAGGTCGTCACGGTGGTGGCGGGCGCGGTCGTCGAAGTCGTGGTGGGGACGGGCAGTGTGGTCGCGCCCGCAGTGGTTGTCGTCACCGCCGGCACCGTTGTGGTGGTGGGGAGGGACGGCACCGTCGTGGTGGTGGGGAAAGGCGGTTCGGTAGTGGTGGTGGTCGTCGGGAAAGTGGGGAGTGTCACCGGCGATGTCGTCGTCGTGGTCGTGGTCGTGGTCGTGGGCGGCGGGCTGGGCGGCGCCGGCGTGGCGCACCCCGTGGGCGCTCCACCATCCGAGACCGAGATCACCTGCATCGATCGGAGGCTCAGGATCCCGCGCAGGTCCCTCGTCTTGTAGGCCCGGGGCCCGCCGGACCCGTAGAAGGTGATCTCGAGGGCGGCACCGGTGGTCGAGCACTTGGTGATCGCCAGCCCGGTGACGGAGGTCATCCCGGGGAGCAGGGAGGCGAGCTGGCTTCCGGAGAACTGACGGGTCCACCGGGCGTGCGAGTTGCCGACCTCGGGCAGCTGGCTCCAATGGTCATCGACCGAGCGCAGGTAAGGCGCCGAGCTGGAGAACCCGTCTTCGGAGTTCTCGGTCCAGCCGAAGGTGCTGGAGGAGTAGTAGGTGGGAATCGGGGTGAGCTGACCGCCAACCTTCACCGACGGGTGGGTCATCACCTTTCCTTCGGTGTTCCGAACGGCGTCGATCCATGCCTGGGTCCCATGCCCCCAGCCGACATAGCTCTGGTCCACGGTCGTGTCGTAAAGCGAGCACCAGCACCAGGGTCGATCCTCCGGCGCGGCCCGGGCAATGATCTTCGAGTATGCGTAGGACCGGGCCGCCACCGCCTGGGCCTCGAGCGCCGCCATTCCTCCCGAGTTGCCCCAGTAGTAGGGCATCTCGGAGATGCCGAGGATGTAGTCCTCGATGCCGAGCT
Protein-coding regions in this window:
- a CDS encoding SpoIID/LytB domain-containing protein, coding for MHDGYSPSLQRRILVAGAVAIVFALLPALPARAAPTFTLEGGGFGHSVGMSQFGAYGMARAGYSWQEIMSHYFTGATPGNVSPALGNEPIWVNLTMERQVLSLTVRSIGAAPNSPVTFTSTAGSVAASAGQIVTVTRLNGGSCRVDAPGGSFTGPCTIDAEWDGFADSPTAGVILDGCTLMNWNLTTGSRAQPCTYSRGGLRIRPDNNTNTVNLSVELGIEDYILGISEMPYYWGNSGGMAALEAQAVAARSYAYSKIIARAAPEDRPWCWCSLYDTTVDQSYVGWGHGTQAWIDAVRNTEGKVMTHPSVKVGGQLTPIPTYYSSSTFGWTENSEDGFSSSAPYLRSVDDHWSQLPEVGNSHARWTRQFSGSQLASLLPGMTSVTGLAITKCSTTGAALEITFYGSGGPRAYKTRDLRGILSLRSMQVISVSDGGAPTGCATPAPPSPPPTTTTTTTTTTSPVTLPTFPTTTTTTEPPFPTTTTVPSLPTTTTVPAVTTTTAGATTLPVPTTTSTTAPATTVTTSPSGGTTTACIAPPVVDSLVRQQVVLWAGASGRSVRELQAFLKAIGYAPGPVDGVYGSKTVNAVRKFQTSRNLPADGIVGSITRSEVATIATAAQYAEFLRLEARVLKAGVSGSDVRQLQHFLKLIGYNPGSADGVFGPQTEKALKVFQKGSSLMIDGVVGSETRRTLAGTVGLESFTDCR